One genomic segment of Aquamicrobium sp. includes these proteins:
- a CDS encoding ATP-dependent endonuclease yields the protein MRIKTIEIGNFKAIDATKVDLVDFNVIVGANGSGKSSVLQAMHWMFQSGRNRGVEARSKPSDGVTLSEKNATYMPSPDYRNAGHSSEYGNKTGTPQLDMSVVAVMEDGSEVTAELWIKSARNEGILVHIPSGNAFITKLRDSSREFSAYIPGLAGIPLSEEKRSRAIVHRLAAAGDANTVLRNVLHLLKGTEIDGKNGLKLLEEYVSQVMEKISLNVEFTDERDSTISARFTTADMQLSEKKWKPLELAGVGFLQVIQIFAYLLYFRPALLLVDEPDAHLHPTAQERLVPVLVAASQRTDTQVVLTTHSPSVVRALPSGAQVIWMKEGKVQDGGDTEGRQLMGWGLLDRKILMLTEDEDAGMIRTLLSQWPHLDRAVAVWPVRGSGKVPEAEVIKDFIELTAGSLKVVIHRDRDFLMPGELGVLGGPYADKGHVVWFTKCSDMEAYWTNEQAIASHFGIPEEAASQLLNDAVAEASANDVALEMRRRKRNDAANKFNKKGSLPQFSDSEVEAEAAKHGKQYAVLGKNLRNAIRSVAHRAGLKGGQSYSLIVPVALSGQMADDLRDLLEGVLNS from the coding sequence GTGAGAATCAAAACCATTGAGATTGGCAATTTCAAAGCCATCGACGCGACGAAGGTCGATCTAGTAGACTTCAATGTGATTGTTGGGGCGAATGGCTCTGGCAAAAGCTCCGTACTGCAAGCCATGCACTGGATGTTTCAGTCGGGGCGCAACCGTGGAGTTGAGGCCCGCTCAAAGCCGTCCGATGGTGTCACGCTTTCCGAAAAAAATGCCACATACATGCCATCCCCGGACTATCGAAACGCCGGTCATTCGTCAGAATATGGTAACAAGACGGGCACCCCTCAGCTTGATATGAGCGTAGTGGCTGTCATGGAAGATGGCTCTGAGGTGACAGCGGAGCTTTGGATCAAGTCAGCTCGCAACGAGGGTATCCTAGTTCATATTCCCAGCGGCAATGCGTTCATCACTAAGCTTCGAGACTCATCGAGAGAGTTTAGCGCGTACATTCCCGGTTTAGCCGGCATTCCTCTCAGCGAGGAGAAGCGAAGTCGAGCAATCGTTCACCGCTTGGCCGCAGCTGGCGACGCCAATACAGTCTTACGCAACGTCCTCCACCTCCTAAAAGGCACTGAAATCGACGGCAAGAATGGCCTCAAGCTGCTTGAAGAGTACGTGTCGCAGGTAATGGAGAAAATCTCGCTCAACGTGGAGTTCACCGACGAACGGGACTCCACGATTTCAGCCCGCTTTACGACGGCTGATATGCAATTGTCAGAGAAGAAATGGAAGCCACTCGAACTCGCTGGTGTTGGCTTCCTGCAGGTCATTCAGATATTTGCCTACCTCCTTTATTTTCGGCCCGCCTTGTTGCTGGTTGATGAACCTGACGCCCATCTACATCCCACAGCGCAAGAGCGGTTGGTGCCGGTATTGGTGGCGGCGTCTCAGAGAACGGATACACAAGTTGTTCTGACAACCCATAGCCCATCCGTGGTTCGTGCCCTTCCAAGTGGTGCGCAAGTCATTTGGATGAAGGAAGGGAAGGTTCAGGATGGCGGTGATACCGAAGGCCGGCAGTTAATGGGCTGGGGTCTGTTGGATCGCAAAATCCTCATGCTGACGGAGGATGAAGATGCCGGCATGATAAGAACGCTACTGTCTCAGTGGCCCCACCTTGACCGCGCCGTCGCCGTTTGGCCAGTGCGCGGATCAGGGAAAGTGCCTGAAGCGGAGGTCATCAAAGACTTTATTGAACTCACCGCTGGCAGCCTAAAGGTTGTGATACATCGAGACCGTGATTTTCTGATGCCCGGCGAGTTAGGCGTTCTTGGCGGTCCGTATGCCGACAAAGGTCATGTCGTTTGGTTCACGAAGTGCTCAGACATGGAAGCATACTGGACCAATGAACAGGCGATCGCTTCGCATTTCGGAATCCCCGAAGAAGCTGCCAGCCAATTACTGAATGACGCAGTCGCGGAAGCTTCGGCAAATGATGTCGCGCTAGAAATGCGCCGCCGAAAACGCAACGATGCTGCAAACAAGTTCAATAAAAAAGGCAGTCTACCGCAATTCAGCGACTCAGAGGTTGAAGCGGAGGCCGCTAAGCATGGAAAACAGTACGCAGTTCTCGGAAAAAATCTGCGAAATGCGATCCGCAGCGTAGCGCATAGGGCGGGCCTGAAAGGGGGGCAGAGCTACTCATTAATTGTTCCCGTAGCCTTGTCGGGCCAAATGGCTGACGACTTGCGGGATTTGCTTGAAGGTGTGCTCAACAGCTAG
- a CDS encoding helix-turn-helix domain-containing protein, translated as MELFAANLRKRAGELGLSNAEVARRAGLSERRYGNYVSGRREPDLATLVRIASVLATTPNDLLTGQAPKEAPADLARQRAMAALAALRSDDLERVVVMVEALAANRA; from the coding sequence ATGGAGCTATTTGCAGCGAATCTCAGGAAGCGCGCAGGGGAACTTGGCCTCTCCAACGCAGAAGTTGCCCGGCGTGCTGGCCTGAGCGAGCGTCGATACGGAAATTACGTTAGTGGCCGGCGTGAACCGGATCTCGCCACGCTCGTGAGGATAGCGTCTGTTCTGGCTACTACACCTAATGACCTCTTGACCGGCCAGGCCCCGAAGGAGGCACCAGCGGACTTGGCCCGGCAGCGTGCGATGGCTGCTCTAGCTGCATTACGAAGCGATGATCTTGAGCGGGTGGTTGTTATGGTTGAAGCGCTAGCTGCCAATCGGGCATAG